A part of Acropora palmata chromosome 6, jaAcrPala1.3, whole genome shotgun sequence genomic DNA contains:
- the LOC141884060 gene encoding galactose-3-O-sulfotransferase 2-like — MMGLLVRRIARSRRIHLGHIAFCALVFCAIYVLLYQDLGISLPALEYDESLVEVPLRFRVSEGWVWKDDIDYMKTAKSSNAIMTDGLESNQSNEEFPPSAAQDNGLDYGQGRYLELEGVEDYVLWHDGHPEPTKRQANRKIRSCRKPVENILFLKTHYTGSDVITNILNRFADLHNLRIAIPSESLSTFYWPSRFHWKYVDMMLLDGLLPNILCNHARFNGDVMDEIMQPHTAFITILRDPVRHFEATFQNLDFARILEMENLPHPYLKFLENPRKYISRAIQHQRFKDSLNLIKNGMFFDLGLHTTDYHKLKVVKDAIIEIDDKFTIVLIYESLDESLVLLKRKLCWDLDDVLYLKFHYQRHWENFRHPELNSSAREQIRHWNKADVMLYQYFNETLWNEVRSEGQGFFHELREFREKHEEMEQQCLGQGGDSGKIGLNPEVSSFNRYLCEKMLLKEIEYLHYFRRKMENSKRRPFANSSVERNYGNKMFSGHAQDSNLILTQSNGTGARTV; from the exons ATGATGGGTTTACTTGTCCGTCGAATCGCCCGATCTCGGAGGATTCACCTCGGTCACATTGCCTTTTGTGCTTTAGTATTTTGCGCCATTTACGTTCTTCTCTATCAAGATCTTGGAATTTCATTGCCTGCTCTAGAATATGATGAGAGCCTTGTTGAGGTTCCTTTACG ATTTCGCGTATCTGAAGGGTGGGTTTGGAAAGATGATATTGACTACATGAAGACTGCGAAATCAAGCAACGCAATCATGACTGATGGATTGGAATCCAACCAATCTAACGAGGAGTTTCCACCATCAGCAGCACAAGATAATGGACTGGACTACGGGCAGGGACGATACCTTGAACTGGAAGGTGTGGAAGACTACGTGCTGTGGCATGACGGACATCCAGAACCCACGAAAAGACAGGCAAATAGAAA GATACGAAGTTGCCGCAAACCAGTTGAAAACATACTATTCCTCAAGACACACTACACCGGAAGTGACGTTATCACCAACATCCTGAATAGATTTGCGGATCTACATAACCTCCGCATTGCAATTCCCAGCGAAAGTTTGTCGACATTTTATTGGCCTTCAAGATTTCATTGGAAATATGTCGATATGATGCTACTTGACGGGCTCCTTCCCAACATCCTGTGCAACCATGCAAGATTCAACGGAGATGTCATGGATGAGATTATGCAGCCACACACAGCTTTTATTACAATACTCCGCGATCCTGTGCGGCATTTCGAAGCCACATTCCAAAATCTGGATTTCGCGAGAATTTTGGAAATGGAAAATCTTCCACACCCATATCTGAAATTTCTGGAAAATCCGCGAAAGTACATTTCTAGAGCCATTCAACATCAGAGGTTTAAG GATTCTCTAAATCTCATCAAGAATGGCATGTTCTTTGATCTTGGGCTTCATACAACAGATTATCACAAGCTCAAAGTGGTAAAGGACGCTATCATAGAAATTGACGACAAATTTACTATTGTATTAATTTACGAGTCATTAGACGAATCATTAGTGCTGCTAAAGAGAAAATTATGTTGGGACCTTGACGATGTGCTATATCTTAAGTTTCATTATCAGCGTCATTGGGAGAACTTCCGTCACCCTGAACTAAACAGCTCTGCAAGGGAGCAAATACGTCACTGGAACAAGGCTGACGTAATGCTATATCAATACTTCAACGAGACACTTTGGAATGAAGTGAGGTCGGAGGGGCAAGGTTTTTTCCACGAACTTCGTGAATTCAGAGAAAAACACGAAGAAATGGAGCAACAATGCCTTGGACAAGGGGGAGATTCGGGGAAAATAGGGCTTAACCCTGAGGTGTCATCATTCAATCGTTACTTGTGTGAAAAGATGTTGCTGAAAGAAATAGAATATTTGCATTACTTTCGACGAAAGATGGAAAACTCCAAACGACGACCATTTGCGAATAGCTCAGTCGAAAGGAATTATGGGAACAAAATGTTCTCGGGTCATGCCCAGGACAGTAACTTAATCCTAACACAAAGCAACGGCACAGGAGCCAGAACGGTTTAA